Within the Nitrospirota bacterium genome, the region GCCCCGGCGACGAAGTCATCGTGCCGCCCTATACATTTACGGCCACCGCGACTGCGGTGTTGCACCACAATGCCATTCCCGTGTTTGCCGACGTCGATCCGGTCACGTTTTGTATGGACCCCCGCTCGTTCGAGGCGGCGATCACGCCGCGTACCAAAGCCGTTATTCCCGTACATCTGTTGGGCCACCCGGCAGAGATGGACCAGATCATGGCGATCGCGCGCAAGCACAACCTGAAAGTAATCGAGGATTGCGCGCAGGCGCCTGGGGCGAAGTACAAGGGCCGCCTGGTCGGGACCATGGGGGATTGCGCCGTGTTCAGCTTCCAGGAAAGCAAGAACATGATGACCGGAGAAGGCGGAATGCTCATCACGAACGATCCTGAACTGGCCGAACAGTCGCGCATGGTACGGAACCATGGAGAGACCGTGATTGCCGGGGAGGCTCGCAAATATCTGGCGCAGACGATCGGGTGGAATTACCGCATGACGGAAATCGAGGCGGCGATCGGGCTGGTTCAATTGAAGAAGCTGGATGGCCTGAACGACCATCGGCGGATGTTGGCCCGCTATCTGCTCGATCGGCTTCCGGTGGTGGCGGGACTCCGCTATCCGGTCGAACCGTCACAGACCCATCACGTCTATCACGTATTCGGCATGACCTACGATGAACAGCGGATCGGTATTCCCCGGCAACGATTTATCCAGGCGCTCGTCGCCGAAGGCATTCCTGCCGGGTCCGGTTATCCCAGGCCGCTCTATCACAATCCCTTGTTCCAAGAGCGGATGGCTTACGGCAAACAGGGCTGCCCCTTCACCTGCCATCTCTATCAAGGGACCGTGTCCTATGCCAAGGGGCTCTGTCCCGTCGCCGAAGACCTCTGTGCCCAATCGGCGCTCTGGACCTTCGTCGTGCGTCCGCCCGCGACGACCGCGGACATGGACGACATCATCCATGCGTTTGAGAAAGTGGTCGAATCCATCCCCGAACTGAAGGAGCAGAGTCATGAAGCGACGATCTAGCGAATCACAGGGAGTGATTGGTGTCATTCATGCGCGAGGAGGTTCCAAGCGTATTCCCCTGAAGAACATCAAGATGCTCGCCGGGCGGCCGCTGATTTCCTACATGGTGGAGGCGGCGGTCGAGAGCCGGTTGCTCGACCGTGTGATCGTTTCGACGGACCATCCGGAGATTGCGCGAATCGCGCGCGAGTACGGGGCGGAGGTCCCCTTCATGCGGCCCGCCGATTTGTCGGAAGACGTGGCCTCCGAACTGGTGACGCAGCATGCCGTGCAGTTTGTCGAGGCGCAGGGCTACCAGGTCAAGATCGCCTTGACGATGCAGCCGACGACGCCCTTTTGCACGAGTGAGGATATCGATGCCTGTATCGCCAAGATGCTGGAGACGGATCTGGACACGGTGCTGACGGTCTGTGAGGTGCATGAACGGCCTGAATGGATGTACCGGCTCAACGGGGTGCTGGCCGTGCCGTTCACCGGCACTCTGGTCCAGGGAGACGCCGGGATCAGTCAAAAACTGCCGAAGCTCTACATCCCGAATGGCGCGGTCTGGGCGACGAGACGGGCGGTCCTGATGGACCAGAATCTCATTACCGGGCCCCATAGCGGGATGGTGATCATGTCGCGGGAGCGGTCGGTCGATATCGACGAACCGGTGGACTTTGTGACGGCAGAAGCAATGGCAAACGAACTGATGAAAGTGAGGGCCTAGATCATGGCGAAATTGATCGGCAACTATACCGTACCGGGACAAGAGGCAGCGAACGCGAAGCCGGGCCAGGCTGATGCGACCGAGCGTGAGAAGGCCGAAGGCGCGCATCAGGCGCAGGTATCCGAGTTCGAGCGCCGCGCGATGGGAAAGCTCGGCGGCAGCATCGCCTTCGTCATGAAGGGCAAGAACGTGCTCTGGACTGGAGATAAGGCGGCAAGCTCAAGCAAGGGGACCGGCAATGAAAAGTAGTCTGGATCGAGCCTGCATGGATCTCGTGGCCCAAGCGACGTTTCAGAAGACGGCGGAGATCGGCTTTGCCCATGCGAAGCAGAACCTGCCTTATATGAAGCAGACGGTTCTGGATTTACCGCCCAGCAGTCCTGAGAAGGGCACATCGGCGATCAGCATGGCGGCAGGACCGAGCTTGCATCGGCGCGAAACCATCCAGAAGATCAAGCAACTCAACTACCGCGGCACGCTGGTCGTCGCCGATGGGGCGATGGGCCATTGCCTCCGAAACGGAGTGATTCCCGATTATGTCGTCTGCGTCGATCCCCACCCGACCTGGATCATCCGGTGGTTTGGAGATCCGGATCTGGCCAAGCGGGCGGACGACGATTACTTTCGCCGGCAGGATCTGGATCCGGCGCTGAATACCAAAGAGCGTGAGCGTAACGATGAATTGATCCGGCTGGTCAATGAACATGGCCACAAGATCAAGGTCATCATGGCGACCTGTGTGGCGCCGAACGTGGTAGCCCGTTGCCGCGAAGCAGGGATGCCGCTCTATTGGTGGAATCCGATCTGCGACGACTACGATGCGCCGGACAGCCATACCAGGCGTCTCTACGATTTGACGGGCATGC harbors:
- a CDS encoding DUF115 domain-containing protein — its product is MKSSLDRACMDLVAQATFQKTAEIGFAHAKQNLPYMKQTVLDLPPSSPEKGTSAISMAAGPSLHRRETIQKIKQLNYRGTLVVADGAMGHCLRNGVIPDYVVCVDPHPTWIIRWFGDPDLAKRADDDYFRRQDLDPALNTKERERNDELIRLVNEHGHKIKVIMATCVAPNVVARCREAGMPLYWWNPICDDYDAPDSHTRRLYDLTGMPCMVTGGNGGASAWIFANAILEKSPVAFVGMDLGYAPGTPLSKTQYYHELIKFYPKDRLNEAYIEIHNPYLNETWYTDPTYYWYRQCFLDVVKQSGWTAYNCTEGGTLIGEGIEWMALDQFIKEQQGSCQLSAVS
- a CDS encoding DegT/DnrJ/EryC1/StrS family aminotransferase is translated as MKSTATASKLAILGGAPVRSKPFPPYPTIGDEEKKAVMEVMDSGHLSSFSASRQGFLGGERVQAFEAAFAAYHAMTFGVAFNSATSGLHAAVAACGAGPGDEVIVPPYTFTATATAVLHHNAIPVFADVDPVTFCMDPRSFEAAITPRTKAVIPVHLLGHPAEMDQIMAIARKHNLKVIEDCAQAPGAKYKGRLVGTMGDCAVFSFQESKNMMTGEGGMLITNDPELAEQSRMVRNHGETVIAGEARKYLAQTIGWNYRMTEIEAAIGLVQLKKLDGLNDHRRMLARYLLDRLPVVAGLRYPVEPSQTHHVYHVFGMTYDEQRIGIPRQRFIQALVAEGIPAGSGYPRPLYHNPLFQERMAYGKQGCPFTCHLYQGTVSYAKGLCPVAEDLCAQSALWTFVVRPPATTADMDDIIHAFEKVVESIPELKEQSHEATI
- a CDS encoding acylneuraminate cytidylyltransferase family protein translates to MKRRSSESQGVIGVIHARGGSKRIPLKNIKMLAGRPLISYMVEAAVESRLLDRVIVSTDHPEIARIAREYGAEVPFMRPADLSEDVASELVTQHAVQFVEAQGYQVKIALTMQPTTPFCTSEDIDACIAKMLETDLDTVLTVCEVHERPEWMYRLNGVLAVPFTGTLVQGDAGISQKLPKLYIPNGAVWATRRAVLMDQNLITGPHSGMVIMSRERSVDIDEPVDFVTAEAMANELMKVRA